A window of Candidatus Latescibacter sp. contains these coding sequences:
- a CDS encoding Gfo/Idh/MocA family oxidoreductase has protein sequence MLFKINIIGLGIMGKNVGRALLRNPMVKITACADLKEENLESAKAELGFEKSYNDYEKMIAAEKPDAVFIATPDWAHYQPVMTCLDAGINVHVEKPLTTNETEAAAIVRKVKETGLKLQVSYNHRWLAPYHATWNMIREGKIGECIMGYARKNNPITVPTVMLPWARNSSPMWFLSGHDIDLMTWWFNDDPVEAKGYGIKRVLKAKYGWDTYDAMQGLVKFSKGSFATFESTWVYPETHPAMPDSFMEVIGEHGHIHLDRKTEAIEMSTPEGFKWPRSLLNYKVFDRWVGAFPSCINSFIDALAENREPYVTAYDGWRSTAVLDAIHRSADSGDTVKIAPPPL, from the coding sequence ATGCTGTTTAAAATCAACATCATCGGTCTCGGCATCATGGGGAAGAATGTGGGACGGGCGCTCCTGAGGAATCCCATGGTGAAAATCACCGCCTGCGCCGATCTGAAAGAGGAAAATCTCGAATCTGCCAAAGCTGAGCTTGGTTTCGAGAAATCCTATAACGATTACGAGAAGATGATCGCCGCCGAGAAACCCGATGCGGTTTTCATCGCCACCCCGGATTGGGCGCACTACCAGCCGGTGATGACCTGCCTGGATGCCGGAATCAACGTGCATGTGGAAAAGCCGCTGACCACGAATGAAACCGAAGCAGCCGCCATCGTGCGGAAGGTGAAAGAAACCGGACTTAAACTCCAGGTTTCGTATAACCACCGCTGGCTGGCCCCCTACCATGCAACCTGGAACATGATCCGCGAGGGGAAGATCGGCGAATGCATCATGGGTTATGCCCGCAAGAACAACCCAATCACAGTGCCGACTGTCATGCTCCCCTGGGCGCGGAACAGCTCTCCCATGTGGTTTCTTTCCGGCCACGATATCGACCTGATGACCTGGTGGTTCAATGATGACCCGGTGGAAGCCAAGGGGTATGGAATCAAAAGGGTTTTGAAAGCCAAATACGGCTGGGATACCTATGACGCCATGCAGGGTCTGGTGAAATTCTCCAAAGGCTCGTTCGCGACCTTTGAGTCCACCTGGGTGTATCCGGAAACCCATCCGGCCATGCCCGATTCGTTCATGGAAGTGATAGGCGAGCACGGCCATATCCATCTCGACCGTAAAACCGAGGCTATCGAGATGTCCACACCCGAAGGTTTCAAATGGCCGCGTTCGCTCCTGAACTATAAGGTATTCGATCGCTGGGTCGGCGCTTTCCCTTCCTGCATCAACAGTTTCATCGACGCTCTTGCGGAAAACCGCGAACCCTATGTAACCGCCTATGACGGCTGGCGGTCGACCGCAGTTCTCGACGCCATTCATCGTTCGGCGGATTCCGGGGATACGGTGAAGATTGCGCCGCCGCCTTTGTAA